In bacterium, the genomic window CTGTCCGGCGTGGTAACGCTCGGTGGGTATCTGCTCCCGATAAGGAAGAATGGCCTCCACATCGCCTTCCACGTCAACGAAAACGTCCTGCCGGTCCACATAACGGACGCTGCCATTGATAATTTCAAACATTCGGTGCTTAAATTGATTCAGGACGCGATCCTTCCTGGCATCCTTGATTGCGGTAACGATTTTCTGCCGTGCGTAGTGAATAGCCAGAAGTCCTAGATTGTCCAGCGATACCTCGGACAAAATGATATCGCCTTCCTCTGCATCCTCGCTGATCGCGCGCGCTTCTTCCAGTGACATCTGGTAAACCGGATCCTCGACCTTGGCGACAACCGTTTTCCTTAGGTAGGCTTCTATTTCGTTCTTCTCGCCCAATTCGACGTCTACAACAAGGTTTTCCACCGGACCGTTGCTTTTGTAGTAGGCTGTGCGGATCGCTTCGCGAAGCGATTCGAAAATCACTTCGCGGCCAACACCTTGGGAAGACTCTATCTCCTGTAAGGCCGAAACGATTTCGGCATTAAGTTTCATACATCGGCCACCAGCCTTACTTCGATTACATCCGATCTCGCAATTCCAATCGCGGAAATTCCTGTCCCGCCGTCAAACGCCAGGTTGATGCGCTCCGCATCGAATGAATCGAGCTTGCCCACGACGGTTTTCTTTTTTCCGTTGTCCTTGAAGCTGACTCGAATGTTGGAGCCCGTGAATCTGGAAAGATCCTTGTCACGCTTCAAAACACGATCCAATCCGGGACTTGACACTTCCAATTTGGAATTGTCGTCGAACACTCCGAGCGAAGCAAGAAACATCTTCAGCGGCAAAGACACGGACACGCAATCGTCAATAGTTATTTTCGTGGTGTCAAGCTTGTCCAAAAAAACGCGGTATGACCTCCCTCGCGGGCTAACCGAGCTGACCTGGAAGTCCACAAGGTCAAATCCATACCTTGATACGAACTTCCCGATCTCATCTTCCAGTTTAGGCAAAGACAGGTACAACCAAACCACCTTTACTCAACAAAGCAGAAAAGCCACAAACGTGGCCTTTCTTTGGACCATGCGGCCCATTAAAAACACGCTTGTTTAGGTCGGAAAAATTATAGCGTATTCGCGCGGCTTTCACAAGACAAAAACGCAACATAACTGCGATTGGACTTTCGGACATCGCGGACTCACGAACAGCACAAACAACAGCTCAAGCTGCCACCGCGGTTTCCCGGGTCAAAACACGCAAAACCCTTAACCAATTTGTAACAAGTTGTTAAAAGCTGATTTGCAATGGGCTAGTTTGCACTGCTAAGGGTAGAAATAAATGAGGATTGAAACAAGTAAGCGCTTTCTGCGTCTTACTGGATGTTACTCCTTGTAATCTGGGGGTTACCGCCATGACGGAGGAAAGAAAAGCTGGACTTCTCTCGAAGGAAAGGGACGAGCGCATCCACCGGATGATCGAATCCTTCTTCGAAGAGAAGAAATGGCGCTACGAAATGCTCGAGAATTGCGTTTGGCGAACCTCTCTCGGAACAAATCTGAAGCGCTTCGATATTCTTGTGTATAAGGCCAGCGATAATGTTCTTTTCATTAACCTGCTTTTCCTGAAATTGCCCGAGAGGTGTCCTTCGGTCGTTTTCAGGGAGCTGCTGGAAGCGAACAACAGAAACTTGCAGGCCTTTTTTTCGGTGGATCCCGAGGACGATTTTGTTTATGTGCTAGCCTCGGTTTTCATCGACGGTCTCACTTACGAGCAGTTCAACTTTGCGCTGGACGATGTTTGCGTCGTAGCCGACCGCGAGTTTCCGCGGATAGTAAAGCTGTTGTACGAGCTTGGTGATTCCGGACCGAAGCCCGGCGGCGGTGAAGGCGGAGGACTGCTTGACGAGGACATCGCGGAAATCCTGATCGAAGAGGGCGGCGGCGCGCTTGCAGTTCCTCGCAAGCTTTCCAACTTCAGAAACGACGCGGGCTTCGCTTGAGCAATACCGAAACCGAGAAAATCAACTTGTAGTGTTCGCAGTTTAAGCTTGTTCCGGTTCGGTAACCGATGCCGACGAGTCGCTGCCGGCACCGGCGGTGTCCGCAGCAGGAGCCTCGGCGCCGGCGTCAACCGGCCGGTCCAACGTCTCCGGAGCTATTGCAGCCGCTTCAACCGGACCGGGCTTCGCCGCTTCGACGAGTTGCTCGGTTTTTTCCACGCGAGCGCGACGGAACAATTGAACAAGGCGCGAAATCTTTCGGGAGGCGGTGTTCTTGTGGATAACGCCTCTAGATGCTGTCGAAAGCAGCGTGCTTTGCGCGCTGCGCAGGGCTGACTTCGCATCGTCGTCGCTTACTTCCGCATTTACAATAGCGGCGCGCGCGCTTTTGAGGACGTTTTTCATCCTCGTTTTGTAGTGCTGATTCCTCAACCGGTTGCGCCGGTTG contains:
- a CDS encoding ribosome maturation factor RimP, with amino-acid sequence MPKLEDEIGKFVSRYGFDLVDFQVSSVSPRGRSYRVFLDKLDTTKITIDDCVSVSLPLKMFLASLGVFDDNSKLEVSSPGLDRVLKRDKDLSRFTGSNIRVSFKDNGKKKTVVGKLDSFDAERINLAFDGGTGISAIGIARSDVIEVRLVADV
- the rpsT gene encoding 30S ribosomal protein S20, translating into MANTKSAKKHIEINRRNRLRNQHYKTRMKNVLKSARAAIVNAEVSDDDAKSALRSAQSTLLSTASRGVIHKNTASRKISRLVQLFRRARVEKTEQLVEAAKPGPVEAAAIAPETLDRPVDAGAEAPAADTAGAGSDSSASVTEPEQA
- a CDS encoding YbjN domain-containing protein, whose protein sequence is MTEERKAGLLSKERDERIHRMIESFFEEKKWRYEMLENCVWRTSLGTNLKRFDILVYKASDNVLFINLLFLKLPERCPSVVFRELLEANNRNLQAFFSVDPEDDFVYVLASVFIDGLTYEQFNFALDDVCVVADREFPRIVKLLYELGDSGPKPGGGEGGGLLDEDIAEILIEEGGGALAVPRKLSNFRNDAGFA